A single region of the Streptomyces sp. AM 4-1-1 genome encodes:
- a CDS encoding type I polyketide synthase: MATQDKLRDYLQRATTDLRQVKRRLREVEAREHEPIAIIGMSCRYPGDVTSPEELWDLVAAGDDGISAFPVNRGWDLDNLYDPEPATPGRTYAREGGFLHEADLFDADFFKISPKDARETDPQQRILLETSWEALERAGVDPLSLKGSLTGVFAGVVYHDYASDGGTGGLASVASGRISYTLGLQGPAVTVDTACSSSLVALDWAVKALRAGECTLALAGGVTVMATPTSFVGFSQERGLAPDGRCKSFAAAADGTGWGEGAGMLVVERLSDARRHGHPVLAVVRGSAVNSDGASNGLTAPNGPAQQRLIRQALASAQLTADQVDAVEAHGTGTTLGDPIEAQALLATYGQDRPADRPLHLGSIKSNIGHAQAAAGVGGVIKMVQAIRHGVLPKTLHIDEPTPAVDWSAGNISLLTEARPWPDHGRPRRAAVSAFGLSGTNAHVIIEEAPPEPGPTEAPEPTEQPPASAASSTPAPAPAPTLTPLPLSAKTPEALRDQAARLLTHLRTAAPEAGGPTVPDLGFSLATTRAALEHRAVLLASGHDELLSGLTDLATGDGTTALRASAEVSGSTAFLFSGQGAQRLGMGRELYGLFPEFARVLDGVVGELDVRLGCSLRGVMWGSDGELLDRTEFAQAGLFAVGVGLFGLLGSWGVRPGVVVGHSVGEIVAAHVAGVFSLGDAVDLVVARGRLMQALPVGGAMAAVGVSEDEVRPLLSHEVALAAVNGPSAVVVSGSGEGVSRIVDHFAASGRRTKWLRVSHAFHSPLMEPMLAEFREVAAKVTYHRPRLPLVSNITGQLAGPDELTTPDYWVRHVREPVRFRDGVRTLYAEGARVLLELGPDAALTPMAADCLPEDEGHHTVCAPALRRGHGEERTLVSAVALAHARGTAIDWTAFFADRGAHRVDLPTYAFQRRAHWARTAPAVPATHAATTPAGPAEGAFWADVERQDAGALAERLHLPKSALDDVLPAMAHWHRLHQERATLDTWRYRVVWQRSAPAAPAASLDGGWLVVVARGQRDDPRTTAVLTGLTARGATAHAVEIAPGTDRAATAELFAARPGTTGVLSLLALDDRPDPAHPPLSHGMTATVLLVQALTDTASTARLWCATQGAVATSGSPELTAPAQAPVWGLGGGLALDHPDTWGGTVDLPATLDATAVDRLCDVLAGTSGEDAVAIRPHGTLARRLVRAPVGDRPPRRTWQPHGTALITGGTGGLGAHVARMLAADGIEHLLLISRSGGAARGARELAAELGTTGTRVTLAACDVTDREALRAVLDAVPAELPLTTVVHAAGLMQRMAPLTDLTTDEFAEVGHAKVTGALHLDELLGDRPLDAFVLFSSGAAVWGSAGQGAYAAANAHLDALAHRRRAQGRTATSLAWSSWEGGMVDAGISAMMERIGAPAMDPALAVGALRQALEHDESHLVVAEFDWSRFAPTYTLARPRPLLDALDEVREILAPDTGTAAPDATSLMAELAGLTTAERGRALLDLVRTRVAAQLGYDSPAQLDPQRAFEDLGFDSVAAVELRRTLTAATGTRLPATMVFDHATPTALADHLHTRLFPDGDTSALPLLAEVDRFEDLVLASDIDEIRGSRITSRLRTLLDKLSDRRSGEETPAAESTLESASAEDVLAFIDQELGLA, from the coding sequence ATGGCAACGCAGGACAAGCTCCGCGACTATCTCCAGCGCGCCACCACCGATCTGCGGCAGGTCAAACGCCGGCTGCGGGAGGTGGAGGCACGCGAGCACGAGCCGATCGCGATCATCGGCATGAGCTGCCGCTACCCCGGCGACGTGACCTCCCCCGAGGAGCTGTGGGACCTGGTGGCCGCCGGGGACGACGGCATCAGCGCCTTCCCCGTCAACCGTGGCTGGGACCTCGACAACCTGTACGACCCCGAGCCCGCCACCCCCGGCAGGACGTACGCGCGCGAAGGCGGCTTCCTGCACGAGGCCGACCTGTTCGACGCCGACTTCTTCAAGATCAGCCCCAAGGACGCCCGCGAGACCGATCCACAGCAGCGCATCCTCCTGGAGACCTCATGGGAGGCCCTGGAGCGCGCCGGAGTCGATCCGCTCTCCCTCAAGGGCAGCCTCACCGGAGTGTTCGCGGGCGTCGTCTACCACGACTACGCCTCGGACGGCGGTACCGGCGGCCTGGCCAGCGTCGCGTCCGGCCGGATCTCCTACACCCTCGGCCTCCAGGGCCCGGCCGTCACCGTGGACACCGCCTGCTCCTCCTCGCTGGTGGCGCTGGACTGGGCGGTCAAGGCCCTCCGGGCGGGCGAGTGCACGCTCGCCCTGGCCGGAGGGGTGACCGTGATGGCGACCCCCACCTCCTTCGTCGGCTTCAGCCAGGAACGCGGCCTCGCCCCGGACGGCCGGTGCAAGTCCTTCGCCGCCGCCGCCGACGGCACCGGCTGGGGCGAAGGAGCCGGCATGCTCGTCGTCGAACGCCTCAGCGACGCGCGGCGCCACGGCCACCCGGTGCTGGCCGTGGTCCGGGGCAGCGCCGTCAACTCCGACGGTGCCTCCAACGGCCTCACGGCGCCCAACGGCCCCGCCCAGCAACGGCTCATCCGGCAGGCACTCGCCTCCGCGCAGCTCACCGCCGACCAGGTCGACGCCGTCGAGGCGCACGGCACCGGCACCACGCTCGGCGACCCCATCGAGGCGCAGGCCCTGCTCGCCACGTACGGGCAGGACCGCCCCGCCGACCGGCCCCTCCACCTCGGATCGATCAAGTCGAACATCGGACACGCCCAGGCGGCGGCCGGAGTCGGCGGCGTCATCAAGATGGTGCAGGCCATCCGCCACGGCGTCCTGCCGAAGACCCTCCACATCGACGAGCCGACCCCCGCCGTCGACTGGTCGGCCGGCAACATCTCCCTGCTGACCGAGGCGCGCCCCTGGCCCGACCACGGGCGCCCGCGCCGCGCGGCGGTCTCGGCGTTCGGCCTCAGCGGTACGAACGCCCACGTCATCATCGAAGAGGCCCCACCGGAACCCGGGCCGACCGAAGCGCCCGAACCGACCGAACAGCCTCCCGCGTCGGCCGCCTCCTCGACACCCGCCCCCGCGCCCGCGCCCACGCTCACCCCGCTGCCCCTCTCCGCGAAGACCCCCGAGGCCCTGCGCGACCAGGCCGCCCGGCTGCTCACACACCTCCGGACGGCGGCCCCGGAGGCCGGCGGCCCGACCGTCCCGGACCTCGGCTTCTCCCTCGCCACCACCCGCGCCGCCCTCGAACACCGCGCCGTGCTCCTCGCCTCCGGCCACGACGAACTCCTCAGCGGACTCACCGACTTGGCGACGGGCGACGGGACGACCGCCCTGCGGGCATCCGCCGAGGTGTCGGGTTCGACGGCGTTCTTGTTCTCGGGTCAGGGTGCGCAGCGGTTGGGGATGGGGCGTGAGTTGTACGGGCTGTTTCCGGAGTTTGCGCGTGTGCTGGATGGGGTGGTGGGGGAGTTGGATGTGCGGTTGGGGTGTTCGTTGCGTGGGGTGATGTGGGGTTCGGACGGGGAGTTGCTGGATCGTACGGAGTTCGCTCAGGCGGGGTTGTTCGCGGTGGGGGTGGGGTTGTTCGGGTTGTTGGGGTCGTGGGGTGTGCGGCCGGGTGTGGTGGTGGGGCATTCGGTGGGGGAGATCGTGGCTGCTCATGTGGCGGGGGTGTTCTCGTTGGGTGATGCGGTTGATCTGGTGGTGGCGCGGGGTCGGTTGATGCAGGCGTTGCCGGTGGGTGGTGCGATGGCGGCTGTGGGGGTGTCGGAGGACGAGGTGCGGCCGTTGTTGTCGCATGAGGTGGCTCTTGCCGCGGTCAATGGTCCGTCGGCCGTGGTGGTGTCCGGGTCCGGTGAGGGGGTGTCGCGGATCGTGGATCATTTCGCGGCGTCGGGGCGCAGGACCAAGTGGTTGAGGGTGTCGCATGCCTTCCACTCCCCGTTGATGGAGCCCATGCTCGCCGAGTTCCGCGAAGTCGCGGCCAAGGTGACGTACCACCGGCCCCGACTGCCCCTCGTGTCGAACATCACCGGACAGCTCGCCGGACCCGACGAACTGACCACGCCCGACTACTGGGTCCGGCACGTACGGGAACCCGTCCGCTTCCGCGACGGCGTACGGACCCTGTACGCCGAAGGGGCACGCGTCCTCCTCGAACTCGGCCCGGACGCGGCACTCACCCCCATGGCCGCCGACTGCCTCCCCGAGGACGAGGGCCACCACACCGTGTGCGCCCCCGCGCTCAGAAGGGGACACGGCGAGGAACGCACCCTGGTGTCGGCCGTCGCACTGGCACACGCCCGCGGCACCGCGATCGACTGGACGGCCTTCTTCGCGGACCGCGGAGCACACCGCGTGGACCTGCCGACGTACGCCTTCCAGCGGCGCGCCCACTGGGCACGTACCGCACCGGCCGTCCCCGCCACCCATGCCGCGACCACTCCGGCCGGCCCGGCGGAAGGGGCCTTCTGGGCGGACGTCGAGCGACAGGACGCCGGCGCACTCGCCGAACGGCTCCACCTGCCGAAGAGCGCCCTGGACGACGTACTGCCCGCGATGGCCCACTGGCACCGGCTCCACCAGGAACGGGCCACACTCGACACCTGGCGTTACCGCGTCGTCTGGCAGCGGTCCGCGCCCGCCGCCCCGGCCGCTTCCCTCGACGGCGGCTGGCTCGTCGTCGTGGCGCGGGGGCAGCGGGACGATCCCCGCACCACGGCGGTCCTGACCGGCCTCACCGCCCGGGGCGCCACCGCCCACGCCGTCGAGATCGCCCCCGGCACCGACCGCGCCGCGACGGCCGAACTGTTCGCCGCCCGGCCCGGGACCACAGGCGTGCTCTCCCTGCTGGCACTCGACGACCGCCCCGACCCCGCCCACCCGCCCCTGTCGCACGGCATGACCGCCACCGTCCTCCTCGTACAGGCGCTGACGGACACCGCGAGCACCGCGCGCCTCTGGTGCGCCACCCAGGGCGCCGTCGCCACCAGCGGCTCACCCGAACTCACCGCACCCGCACAGGCCCCCGTCTGGGGCCTCGGCGGCGGCCTCGCCCTCGACCACCCCGACACCTGGGGCGGCACCGTCGACCTCCCCGCCACCCTGGACGCCACCGCCGTGGACCGCCTCTGCGACGTACTGGCCGGCACGTCCGGCGAGGACGCCGTCGCGATCCGCCCCCACGGGACACTCGCCCGCCGCCTCGTCCGGGCACCCGTCGGCGACCGGCCCCCGCGCCGCACCTGGCAGCCCCACGGCACCGCCCTCATCACCGGCGGTACCGGCGGACTCGGCGCCCACGTGGCACGCATGCTCGCAGCGGACGGGATCGAACACCTGCTGCTCATCAGCCGGAGCGGCGGCGCGGCGCGGGGCGCCCGGGAGCTGGCGGCCGAACTCGGAACGACCGGGACCAGGGTGACCCTCGCCGCCTGCGACGTCACCGACCGCGAGGCGCTGCGCGCGGTCCTCGACGCGGTACCCGCCGAACTCCCCCTGACCACCGTCGTGCACGCGGCCGGTCTCATGCAGCGCATGGCGCCCCTCACCGACCTCACCACCGACGAGTTCGCCGAGGTCGGCCACGCGAAGGTCACCGGCGCCCTGCACCTGGACGAACTGCTCGGAGACCGGCCGCTGGACGCCTTCGTCCTCTTCTCCTCGGGCGCCGCCGTCTGGGGCAGCGCCGGACAGGGCGCCTACGCCGCCGCCAACGCCCACCTCGACGCCCTCGCCCACCGGCGCAGAGCACAGGGGCGCACCGCCACCTCGCTGGCCTGGAGCTCCTGGGAAGGCGGCATGGTGGACGCCGGGATCAGCGCCATGATGGAACGCATCGGTGCCCCCGCCATGGACCCGGCACTCGCCGTCGGCGCCCTGCGCCAGGCCCTGGAACACGACGAGAGCCACCTGGTCGTCGCCGAGTTCGACTGGTCGCGCTTCGCACCGACGTACACCCTGGCCCGCCCCCGGCCGCTGCTCGACGCGCTTGACGAGGTACGGGAGATCCTGGCGCCGGACACCGGCACGGCGGCACCCGACGCGACCTCCCTCATGGCGGAGCTGGCCGGACTGACCACCGCCGAACGCGGCCGGGCCCTGCTGGACCTCGTGCGCACCCGCGTGGCCGCACAGCTCGGCTACGACTCCCCGGCCCAGCTCGACCCCCAACGCGCCTTCGAGGACCTCGGCTTCGACTCCGTGGCCGCCGTCGAACTCCGCCGGACCCTGACCGCCGCCACCGGCACCCGGCTGCCCGCGACCATGGTCTTCGACCACGCCACCCCCACCGCGCTCGCCGACCACCTCCACACCCGGCTCTTCCCGGACGGCGACACCTCCGCCCTGCCGCTGCTCGCCGAGGTGGACCGGTTCGAAGACCTCGTCCTGGCCTCCGACATCGACGAGATACGCGGCAGCCGCATCACGTCCAGGCTGCGGACGCTCCTCGACAAACTGTCCGACCGGCGGAGCGGCGAGGAGACCCCCGCGGCGGAGAGCACGCTCGAATCCGCCTCCGCGGAGGACGTCCTCGCCTTCATCGACCAAGAACTCGGCCTCGCCTGA